The Deltaproteobacteria bacterium genome contains the following window.
CCCGTCCGAAGCTCAAGGACTATTACGAGGAAGGGGGGAGGCTGGCCTTCTATGTGGGCTTCGCGGCATTTCTATCATTGCCCATCATAGGCTACTTCTATGCTCACGTGCTTAAAAGCGAGGCTCCGGATGCCTACGTAAGTCTCATGTGGGGCCGCGGAGACATCGTGAGCGGAGGAGTGGACTGGTGGTGGCTCAAACACATCTGCGTTGCAGGCATGTTAGGAATGAGCCTGATCTATTTCCGGAAAACCTCCGACGACAAAAGGCCGTTCTCCATACCCACCGTGATGGTCTATAGTGTCGGCCTGTTCTATCTCATGTTTTACGTGGCCATGGGCATGGTCATGACCTGGGCCTTTTTCTGGTACATGCTGGCGTCCTGCGTTGTCGGCGGGGCCCTCGGATGGCATCTGCTGAACTATCATAAAGGTTCCGCGCGCGCCGTGTTTCTCCTGATAGGAATACTGTCTTTCACAACGGTCATGCTCGGAGGATACTCCCGGGAAGCCGCCCGGCCGCGATTTGTGGACCGGATTTCCCATTATGACAACGTTTTTGTGCCCGAAGAACGTCAACCGTATTTGATGGTCGATGTGGACGTTGCAGGCATTCCAAAAGCGCCTGCTCCCCACCAACCAACCGGGCCGATCGCGCTGATACGCCTGCATTGTATCAAGTGCCATACCCTTGACCGCGTCAAGTCTTACCGGCTCGACAACTGGGATTTAATCGTGCGTCAGATGATAGCGTACGGCCTCGAACTGACGCATGATGACCGGGAGCAGATCACAGCCTATCTCAAGGCGGGAGAACCCTATTGAGGACCGAATCCATATGAGTGAAGCCGAGGAAAAGACAGAAGGCCCCGGGCCTCGGTCGGACGCCAAACCGGACGAAGTTCGAGCGTCCTCGTCCCCTCCGAAAACGGGTGCGACAGCAGAGATGCCGGCGGAGAACGCCGGAAAAGGATCCGAAGCAGAAACGGCTGAGGAGCCCGCTCCCCAACCTCCGGCGTCGGAACTGGAACTTCTTCTGGAAGAATATCCCTTGCGCGAACCCGGAAAAGATCCGCGTTGGGCCCTGCGCACCGTCTGGATATGGATCGGATTCGCGTTGCTCTCCCTTGCTTTCATCCTTACCCTGCTCATCTTGGGGGCGATTCACGACTAATGTAACGTTCACATCAATAGGTTTAAATCACCCTGGAACCGGTTAACAGCCCGATGCGCGCGCCTTTCAAAAAGCTCTTGTTGTTGCTGGCAAAAATCGCTTTCTTGATTTTTGTAGCCTCCATGATCGTGGTTCAGATTCCGGAGCTGGAATACGATCTCGGCGATCGAACGCCCGTGAGCATCGGGGGACCCGAGGAACTCTCGAGCAATCGCTTTCCCCGCGCCGTGTTCGCGGCGGTCAAAGGAACGGCCGATTTCCGGCATCGCTTCACGTACAGCAGATACGGCCTCACGTTTACCTATTTCAATCTCGATAATTACGGAGCGCGCCTCGTTGTTCGAACCTATGAGCCCGTCAACGAGCAATGGGAAAAAATCGAACTCTTTCTGGGAAAGCTGAGGCCGTTCAAAAGCCAGGCGTTTCACTACAAAATTCGGGACATATATAAGGAAAGCTTCGGTGTGGATATTCCGGAAGATGCCTTTTTTCTCGGTTTGGACGACGTTCCCAAGTTGAGCGGATGGCAGGTGGGCGCCGTCGTCTTCGCCGGCATCCTTTGGGTTGTTCTTTTTTATATGTTCTTCCTGTTCAGGAGAAAGAAAACCAAACCCCAACAGACTTCGGTATCGGCGCCCCGTTAGGCGCGATCCGGTCTCCCTTCAAAACACATTTTCGAAGAGCGCTCCTCTCCCCATGATCCCTCAACCTCCCTCGCAATCGCGGGGAAGGAACCGTTTCCCTCTCCGCCCAGGTCTCAACGCATCAGAGGAGTATCAAAAACATCCAGCCGGCTAACCCCCACAATACAAGGGTTCCGACGACCAAACAGATTCCGAGCATGGGCACATAGGGCCGATAGTTCCGGTACATTCGGATGAAGCTGATTTTTACTAGAAAGACGCCAAAAAGGGTCATGGCCAATGTAGCGTGGATAACGGCTCGGGAATCGAGGGTCCGGCCCGCGTCGGCCAATCGATCCATCAAATCGACACAGACCCAGGCTATCCACACAAAATATACGGCGAACAGATACCCGAAAATCCGGTGGAGCCGTAATAGGAGGGGGCTGTATTTGCCCGGTTGTCCCTTTCGACCGAAGATGCGCATGGCCGCCCAGAATTCAAAAGCCGCCAAAACAACCAGTCCAATGCTCACGTACGTTTTGGTCACCGGATCCATCTGGACTCCTTGGTATTGACGTGTGTCCGCGAACCGCCTGAAAACCGCTCAACCGACATCGGATTCCGTAACTGAATACGGCTTGGGTTCCGTCAACCGGACGGCGGACGAAGCCCTCTCTACCGGCGTCCGAATCGGGTGCGCCAGTCCACTGCGCGGCCGATCAGGGTCCCGGAAAAAATCAGAAAAAAGAGTGCTCCGGCAAGTGCCCCCTCATGCTGGGGCACGCCTGTGACTGCCCGCTCCAACGCATCCGCCAGTCGTCCGACGGGACTGAATATCGCGGTTACCTCCACAAGCGGTTCGATCCTGGACGGAACCGGCACAAGGCCGGAAAGCAGTCCGACCCCCATCACAATCAGCCCCCCGCAGAGATGAACTTCCGGATTGTTTTTCATCACCCATCCCAGCGTGAATCCGGCCACGTTGAGCAAAAGCACGGTGATGCAGTACAGCCCGGCAAGACGCAGCCCCAACCCCGGCGAAATCGGATGGCCGCTCACGGCAACGAGCAGAAACATCAGCGGCCCGGTCTGAGCGAAATCCACCAGCGACCACGCAAAAAGCTGATCGCTCGCCATCCGCCACCCCGGAATGGGAAGCACGCGAAGCCGCGTCAGCCGTCCTTCCGATCGGGCTCGTACAAGGCTCACCGCCGTGCCGAAAAAACTGGTGAACAGGGTAAGCATGACCAGGCCGACCACCCTGATCCTGACAGGCATGGCAATAAAAACAAAGGGAGCTCCCAGCAGGAACGCCACGCCCAACCGGAAAACCAGGGTCCTTACACTGCTGAACGCGGAACACAGCTCGAGGCGAAATACATTGATCGGCTTCATGCTTCTATGGTTTTACCCGTCTTGAGCAGGAATGCGTCCCGCAACGTGCCGCCGATCGTCTCCATCCGGATGATGGAGCCGCCGTGAGATACGATCCACTCCACCAACTCCGGAATGAGAAAAGTCTCCTTGTCCAGAAAGACGGTCACCACCCTACCCTCCCGGACAAAGGAGCGAACCCACGAAAACGGCGGAGGTGCGATCGGGGTGTATCCTTCCAGAAGAATGCGCAGCTCCGACAACGATCCGGTTTCCCCGACAAGGTCGTCCACCGACCCTTTTGCGACAATGGAACCTCTGTCCAAAAAGAAAACTTTGGCCGACACGCCGCTCACCCATTCCGGGTCGTTTCCGGCGATCCAGGTGGTCCGGCCGCGCAAACTTCTGTCCTGCACCATCTTCGTCAGTCGCGTCAGGAAATGGGCGTCCACACCCGCCGTGGGTTCGTCCATGATCAGCAAATCCGGCTCGTGACTCAGGGCCTGAACGATGCTGAGCTTCCTTCGCATGCCGTAAGAATAGCCGGCTACGGGTTGATCCGCCCATTCCTGCAAATCCGCGGCCTGCAGATAATTGATCAGTCGTTCTTTCACCAGGGCGTGGGAGAGACCATAGGATCGGGCCACAAAATAGGCATTGTCGTATCCGGAGAGGTTGTCCCAGTGGACGCTTGTATCCAGCACCACGCCCGTTCGTTTGAGGTGGTTTCGGGACCCTTCGGATACAACGTTCCCGAACACGGCGATCCGGCCCGATTGAGGCCGAGCCAACCCCAACAGGAGGCGCGTAAGCGTGCTTTTGCCGGATCCGTTTCGGCCCAGCAGGGCGCAGCATACACCTTCTTCCACGGACAACGAGACGTTACAGACGCCTCTTCCGGGAGCGTATTGACGGACGGCGCAGCTGATATCGATGCACGCCACAAGCACTACTCGAAACGGAAAAGGGTTTGTTCCGTGACCAGAACCAGACCTTCGGGTACGGTCCGGACCACCTCGAAGACCACGAAGCGGTCACCGACTTGACAAGTCTTGCCCAGAAGCCGGCTGCGAACGATATGACGATGGAACGGAGGCGCCATCCGGTTGAATTTGCGTAAGGTCAACTCCCGGGCGCTTGAAATCTCAGCCATCTTCTGCATCCGGGCGAGCACCCATGCCCAGCCGTCGTGCTATCTCGAGGAAGGTTTTTAGGGTCACGCGGCCTTCGCCCCGTTGTTTCAGCTCGTTCTCCACCACGGTCTTGGCCATCGACCTGGCAGGGGAAGGAATGCGCATCAATCGCTCTTCTGCTTCGGAATCCCACTCGAACGCCGACGCCTCCTTGTCGGATCTAGCCTCGGCGGCCTGTTCGGACATACAAACGAGCACATTGTTGTGAGTCAGTCGAACCAGGGCTTCCGCATTCGAACCGATCCACGAATCCTTTTCGCGATGGTGTCCAAAGCGACCGACCACCGTCAAACAGGCGTTCTTCATTTCCGACTGGTCCACCAGAGCACGGTAAGCCTTGCCGCGCACCAGTCCGGATGTGGCCGCGGCGCCCAAACTTCCGGAGAGCTGAACCGCTTTCTCGAGGAAGCGTGAATACAAGGTTCCAAGACCGTCGTTGATAATCTGATCGTGCACTTCTTCCTGCCGTTTCAACCCGATGGCTTCAATCCTCTCGGCCGGCACGGAACAGGCCATGGACTTGAAAAGCTGAGTATGAAAATCAGGATCGTACGCCGCCGTCCCGAAGGCGCCCAGCACCATCAGGCCCGCCCCTTCCTGCCGGGCGATATCAAGGAGTCGGACGTAATTTCGTCCTTCCACATTGATTTCACGCACCTGAACTCCGGCGCGCTTCGCCTCGGTGAGGTAATCCTCCATGTATCCCCGGGAAAGCGCTCGCAAACCATCGGTGATCAATGACCGGTGCGTATGACGGAGTTCGTTCAAGAAAGGGGCGCCCAGGTATCTGCTCGAGAGACCGGGCTCCATATCCCGAAAGCGCCGATTGTGAAGCTCGGCTCCATACACGTGACAAGCAAGCAGCGTGGCGCCGATGTTTCGAGCCAGGTCGAGGGCTATCCGTCCCCCCCTTCGAGCGTATTCGGACCCGTCGAGAGCTACTAGTATTCTTGAGTACATAGTTCGGAAGACAACGTCTATGATCGACTCATCCCCGGCAAAGGACGAATCCATTGCCGGGCGGAGAGACAGAATGAAAACGTCCCGAAACGGGACCGAAGTTACTATACAGAGGCGGTTCCCGCGGGTCAAGAAAATGGTCCGATCGATCACGCGAGGGTTGGCCATGTGAGTCCGGCAGTTCTTTCTTCGAGTCAATCCCGCTCTCGCGCACCGCGCGTTCAAGGCTTCAAGGGAGGCCGTTTCCGGAGGTGACGGATCGACGCTTTTCCCGATTCCCCTTGATTGTCCGAAACTACCGGATTATTCTGAACCCTTGGGATCCGGATCGCGTTCCTCTACCTACCCGTCAACTTCTGAAGCTCCCGCGGTCCGGCGCGGCAAGATGATCCGGATCAAGATGTTCCGAACACACTCTCCCCATCCTAGGAACGGGGTTCGAGGGCTGAGATTCATGGCGCGACAAATTCCTCTAACGTGGTTCATAAGAGCGCTCTTGGCGCTCTTCCTAATTGGTCCGTCCCCCGCCCGGGCGGCCTTGCCTTCCGACCAACTGGTCCGGATGCTCCGGTCCATAGACGGACTGACCGAAGCGGAAATCGGACAGTTCTCGAATGCGCTCCTCAACGCCTTTGCTAAAGAGGTCGCAGAGGGAAAATCGATGTCCGCCGAGTTCGTCGATATTGTAAAGTCCGTGGTGGAAACCGGCCGTTTTAACGAGGTGGAGCCCGAACGGGTGGCTTCGTGCGCGTACAAGGTCTACCAAGCGCGACAAATGGGCAGTCCGGAGACGGAACTCATCGACCTGTCCGAAGTACTCTTCGTGCAGCCGGACGTCGGTTTGCCCGAACTGATGGCCGCATCAAAGGCGTTGAATCTTTTCAGGCTGTCCACCGTTCCCGAAGAAATCTACATGGAAGTGGTCTACCACGCATTGGAACGTTACTGGAGGCCCCAGGAATTGGAGCAGGTTTCCCAGGGCTTGATCTATGCCGTGAGGAACGGACTAACGCCGCGAAGGATCGCTTTGGCCTTGATCATCCGGGTGGACCAGGGTCTCGGTGACGTGCCCCCTCCCAAAATGGTCGAGGAGGAAATCGATTACGTTCGATCCCTTGAACCTCACCTATGGAGGGGCGGCGACCGTGCCGAGGGTTCGACCCTCTCCGCGTGGGAGCTTCAGGAAAAGAGGCGGCAGGAGGCGGCGTACCAAGGAATGGACAGGGCCATAGCCGCGGAAGTTCCGGAGCAGGTGGCTCAGGAACTGGCCTATGTAGCTTTGGAACGTAACTGGTCCATACCGGAGATGCAGTCTGTATTCGAGGGCATGATTCGCGGACAGGGCATCGGGCTGACACCCGAAAAACTGGCCATTGCCATGATCATTCGAGTGGACCAAGGCTTGAAAGACGTCCCGCCGGCAACCATGGTGGACCAGGAAATCGCTTTTGTAAGCGGAATCGAGGCGGACAAACTGGCGACACTGAAAAAAGCGCGCGCAGAAGCTGACGCTCGCGGGGAACAGGAACTCCTGGAGTCCCGTCGGCTCCGGGAAGACGCCGAGCGTAAGGCGGAGGAAGAACGCCGCCTGCAGCTTCAATTAGACCGGCTACGACAGGAGCAGGAGCAGAAGAAAATAGAAGCCGAGCTTCAACAGGTGCAGGAGGGAAAAAGAAGACAGGAGGAGGAACAGGACCGGATCCGAATCCAGCAGGAACTGGAAGCCAAGCGTCAACTGGAACTCGTGGAAGCTCGCAGGCGGCAGGAAGAGGCGGAACGTAAGGGCCTGGAAGAACTCGAAAAACAACAGGAAGCGGAACGACTGAGGCTCGCGGAAGAGCGCAGAATCCGGGAAGAGGAACAGAAGAAACGCGTGGAAGAGCAAAACAGACAGGAAGAGGAACGGAAGAAAAAGGAGGACGAACGGATTCAGGCGGCACGGGTCCTCGAACAGCAGGAAAAACGGATTCGGGAACAGATCGAACAGATCCGGGCGGATAAAGAAAGGGTGGCGATCGAAGCCCAAACGGCTCGGAGCAAGGCCATGATTTCCGTGAAACTCAAGCCTTTTGCCGCCCAACAGGGTAAAGCCGTTGGCGCCGCTTCAGCCCAGCTCATCCGCACTTCCGTAAAAACCTTCATAGATCCGCCTCCCTCCACACCCTACCGGTGGGGGGGCACCAGCCGGAAAGGCGTCGACTGCTCCGGTTTCACCCAGATCGTCTTCAAAGAACAGGAGATACGGATTCCAAGAGTCTCAGGCGAACAAGCCTCCGTTGGGAGACCCATCGCTACAGAGAAGCTCAAATTTGGAGATCTTGTGTTCTTCAACAAGACGGGCAGAGGTAAGATTTCGCATGTAGGAATGTATTATGGTAATGGAACCTTTGCACACTCCTCTTGCAGCCAAGGGGTAACCATCAGTAAGTTCTTCGATAACACGTACTTCTGGAAACGATACGTGCGCGCAACACGAATCACCGACATACAATAGAGAGTCGTCCCTTGTTACGGACAAAAAACAGACATGATTCTTTCCAGGCCTTTTGTGACCGGGAGATGTTGCAGGTTCAGCAAAGCCGGTGCGGCGCTTTTAATGACGGTCTACTTTCCGGACGCGTCATCCATGGTTCCTGCCGGCGCCCGGCAGGGCATTTCCCGCCGTTACTGCGGAAGATAGGGAGGAGCACCAAGTATGGAGCCTGTTGAGCTGGCGCCGGGAGTGTATTGGGTAGGCGCTGTCGATGCCGATGTGCGGGACTTCCACGGATACACCACGGATCGGGGCGCCACCTACAACGCGTATCTCGTACAGGGAGAAAAAACCGCTCTGGTGGACACCGTACGGGAACCGTTTTTCGGGGAAATGCTGGGCCGGATCAAAGCGATCCTGGACCCCGCCAAAATCGATCACGTTGTGGTCAACCACGTGGAAATGGACCACTCGGGCGCACTTCCGCTGCTCCTGAAGCAAGCTCCCCATGCGAGCGTGACGGCTACCGGGGAAGGAGCCAAGGCGTTGCACTTCCACTATCGCTCGGACTGGCCCGTCCGGGAAGTGCAGACCGGGAACACGCTCTCTCTGGGCGGCAAGACCCTCGAGTTCATCGAAGCCGCCATGCTGCACTGGCCCGACAGCATGGCAACCTTTGTCCGGGAAGACGGCATATTGCTGTCGAACGACGCTTTCGGGCAGCACTATGCCAGTACTGAGCGATTCGACGACGAGGTGTCGATCGAGGTCATTATGGACGAGGCGGCCAAGTATTTCGCCAACATCCTGTGGCCCCTGAGCGCATTGATTCCAGGCCTTTTGGGGGAACTCGAGGCCCACGACATCGAGCCCCGAATGATCGCCCCGAGCCACGGCGTTATCTGGCGCTCCCACCCGGACCTTATCGTACGGCGCTACAAAAATTGGTGTAAAGGCTTGGCCGAGGACCGTGTGCTGATCGTTTACGACAGCATGTGGGGCAGCACCGAGTCCATGGCCCACGCGCTGGCGGAAAGCCTTGCCCAAAAAGGGGTGGATA
Protein-coding sequences here:
- a CDS encoding C40 family peptidase, with the protein product MARQIPLTWFIRALLALFLIGPSPARAALPSDQLVRMLRSIDGLTEAEIGQFSNALLNAFAKEVAEGKSMSAEFVDIVKSVVETGRFNEVEPERVASCAYKVYQARQMGSPETELIDLSEVLFVQPDVGLPELMAASKALNLFRLSTVPEEIYMEVVYHALERYWRPQELEQVSQGLIYAVRNGLTPRRIALALIIRVDQGLGDVPPPKMVEEEIDYVRSLEPHLWRGGDRAEGSTLSAWELQEKRRQEAAYQGMDRAIAAEVPEQVAQELAYVALERNWSIPEMQSVFEGMIRGQGIGLTPEKLAIAMIIRVDQGLKDVPPATMVDQEIAFVSGIEADKLATLKKARAEADARGEQELLESRRLREDAERKAEEERRLQLQLDRLRQEQEQKKIEAELQQVQEGKRRQEEEQDRIRIQQELEAKRQLELVEARRRQEEAERKGLEELEKQQEAERLRLAEERRIREEEQKKRVEEQNRQEEERKKKEDERIQAARVLEQQEKRIREQIEQIRADKERVAIEAQTARSKAMISVKLKPFAAQQGKAVGAASAQLIRTSVKTFIDPPPSTPYRWGGTSRKGVDCSGFTQIVFKEQEIRIPRVSGEQASVGRPIATEKLKFGDLVFFNKTGRGKISHVGMYYGNGTFAHSSCSQGVTISKFFDNTYFWKRYVRATRITDIQ
- a CDS encoding cytochrome ubiquinol oxidase subunit I, producing MTHIEFPILGAKWAIGSIALFHTAVASLAIGFAFFVTLAQILAYIHKDRRYDYLAKRVQLVHVCIYNIGTINAIGLVFALSGLYPQFWSQIFVQFYWPLIIEEFLFFLLATTLTFHYFFWEHLWGHKKLHIFLGALLTPFFFLQFYIINGLGGFMLTPGAGEAELSLSTGVLGWDRLGFYNPSFLMLTLHRTLANFAYGGFAVAGICGTFLYFVARPKLKDYYEEGGRLAFYVGFAAFLSLPIIGYFYAHVLKSEAPDAYVSLMWGRGDIVSGGVDWWWLKHICVAGMLGMSLIYFRKTSDDKRPFSIPTVMVYSVGLFYLMFYVAMGMVMTWAFFWYMLASCVVGGALGWHLLNYHKGSARAVFLLIGILSFTTVMLGGYSREAARPRFVDRISHYDNVFVPEERQPYLMVDVDVAGIPKAPAPHQPTGPIALIRLHCIKCHTLDRVKSYRLDNWDLIVRQMIAYGLELTHDDREQITAYLKAGEPY
- a CDS encoding ABC transporter ATP-binding protein, with translation MACIDISCAVRQYAPGRGVCNVSLSVEEGVCCALLGRNGSGKSTLTRLLLGLARPQSGRIAVFGNVVSEGSRNHLKRTGVVLDTSVHWDNLSGYDNAYFVARSYGLSHALVKERLINYLQAADLQEWADQPVAGYSYGMRRKLSIVQALSHEPDLLIMDEPTAGVDAHFLTRLTKMVQDRSLRGRTTWIAGNDPEWVSGVSAKVFFLDRGSIVAKGSVDDLVGETGSLSELRILLEGYTPIAPPPFSWVRSFVREGRVVTVFLDKETFLIPELVEWIVSHGGSIIRMETIGGTLRDAFLLKTGKTIEA
- a CDS encoding ABC transporter permease is translated as MKPINVFRLELCSAFSSVRTLVFRLGVAFLLGAPFVFIAMPVRIRVVGLVMLTLFTSFFGTAVSLVRARSEGRLTRLRVLPIPGWRMASDQLFAWSLVDFAQTGPLMFLLVAVSGHPISPGLGLRLAGLYCITVLLLNVAGFTLGWVMKNNPEVHLCGGLIVMGVGLLSGLVPVPSRIEPLVEVTAIFSPVGRLADALERAVTGVPQHEGALAGALFFLIFSGTLIGRAVDWRTRFGRR
- a CDS encoding FprA family A-type flavoprotein, with amino-acid sequence MEPVELAPGVYWVGAVDADVRDFHGYTTDRGATYNAYLVQGEKTALVDTVREPFFGEMLGRIKAILDPAKIDHVVVNHVEMDHSGALPLLLKQAPHASVTATGEGAKALHFHYRSDWPVREVQTGNTLSLGGKTLEFIEAAMLHWPDSMATFVREDGILLSNDAFGQHYASTERFDDEVSIEVIMDEAAKYFANILWPLSALIPGLLGELEAHDIEPRMIAPSHGVIWRSHPDLIVRRYKNWCKGLAEDRVLIVYDSMWGSTESMAHALAESLAQKGVDTRLVHARKTHYSDIAKEVLFAKILAVGSPTINGGIFPSVAQFLSYLKGLQPVKKKGVVFGSFGWSGEAIPSMNAELEAAGIELLDPGLGVTYVPGKDDLESCRKLGNRVAAAMRS
- a CDS encoding universal stress protein, yielding MTRRKNCRTHMANPRVIDRTIFLTRGNRLCIVTSVPFRDVFILSLRPAMDSSFAGDESIIDVVFRTMYSRILVALDGSEYARRGGRIALDLARNIGATLLACHVYGAELHNRRFRDMEPGLSSRYLGAPFLNELRHTHRSLITDGLRALSRGYMEDYLTEAKRAGVQVREINVEGRNYVRLLDIARQEGAGLMVLGAFGTAAYDPDFHTQLFKSMACSVPAERIEAIGLKRQEEVHDQIINDGLGTLYSRFLEKAVQLSGSLGAAATSGLVRGKAYRALVDQSEMKNACLTVVGRFGHHREKDSWIGSNAEALVRLTHNNVLVCMSEQAAEARSDKEASAFEWDSEAEERLMRIPSPARSMAKTVVENELKQRGEGRVTLKTFLEIARRLGMGARPDAEDG